Proteins encoded together in one Desulfovibrio sp. window:
- a CDS encoding 3D domain-containing protein: MINKTGYSKFHNVSRKKTSSRPISLAPLALLLGIAFLPGCAKKSACLVEQDAATLSCSPAKLFAQPKRDKNSLTVTAMAYTAKSVGKSSKSLPKAANGQVLTPDVSAIAVSPDLIEKHGLSLDQSVRISGLDGEYKVMDLMSARHSQSIDIYFGNDNAGARQWGRRTLTISWE; the protein is encoded by the coding sequence ATGATCAACAAGACAGGTTACTCTAAGTTTCACAACGTATCCAGAAAAAAAACGAGTTCCCGGCCCATTTCCTTGGCCCCTTTGGCCCTGCTTCTTGGCATCGCCTTCCTTCCGGGCTGCGCCAAGAAGTCGGCTTGCTTGGTGGAGCAAGACGCCGCCACCCTGTCTTGCTCCCCTGCCAAGCTCTTCGCCCAGCCAAAGCGCGACAAGAACTCCTTGACCGTAACGGCCATGGCCTACACGGCCAAGAGTGTCGGCAAGTCGAGCAAGTCCCTGCCCAAGGCGGCCAACGGGCAAGTTCTCACCCCGGATGTTAGCGCCATTGCGGTTTCCCCCGACCTCATCGAAAAGCACGGCCTGAGCCTGGACCAATCCGTACGCATCTCCGGCCTTGACGGTGAATACAAGGTCATGGACCTCATGAGTGCCCGTCATTCCCAATCCATCGACATCTATTTCGGGAACGACAACGCCGGGGCTCGTCAATGGGGCAGGCGTACCTTGACCATTTCCTGGGAATAA
- a CDS encoding HD-GYP domain-containing protein, with amino-acid sequence MLKKVRIFDMQVGMYVVDTGLSWLDHPYLYCTEGPIESEEQIKAIRADGYAEAFIETDKDSLHRNTQRVYDKDDVERALSNALRDGFNLCKNNKNTALADEFPVAVEIHAKAMASLATVMREVSEGKKLDVSACLESSEEIAASVSRNRDALIGLSILHDPGTYLIRHGASVSILASSFGNYLGLSRPQVVELAIAGLLHDLGKAKLPTELLEKPGKLTQEEHQEMTLHPAHGAALLSTVMPDAGNIHRAVAEHHERQDGSGYPRGLRGSEQSLYGRILAIADVFGAITQARPYRGRLLPDKAMSTIYSQRKKDFDPGLLERFIKCLGVYPAGSLVRLTSGECAVVSQSNPATPLRPKVGIIFDQEMTPIHPVQMDLSGREGPAPAKSMDVQEIVDHRLHSIRMQDFFLL; translated from the coding sequence ATGCTTAAAAAAGTCCGTATTTTCGACATGCAGGTTGGCATGTACGTGGTGGACACGGGCCTTTCCTGGCTGGACCACCCCTATCTCTACTGCACTGAGGGCCCAATAGAGTCCGAAGAACAAATCAAGGCCATCCGCGCCGACGGCTATGCTGAAGCTTTCATAGAGACTGACAAAGACAGCCTGCATCGCAACACCCAGCGCGTGTACGACAAGGATGATGTGGAACGGGCGTTGTCAAACGCGCTGCGCGACGGCTTCAACCTGTGCAAGAACAACAAAAATACTGCTTTGGCCGACGAATTCCCCGTTGCGGTGGAGATTCATGCCAAGGCCATGGCATCCCTGGCTACGGTCATGCGGGAGGTGTCCGAAGGCAAAAAGCTGGATGTTTCGGCCTGCCTGGAATCCTCAGAGGAAATCGCCGCAAGCGTTTCCCGTAACCGGGACGCCCTCATTGGGCTGTCAATCCTGCACGACCCAGGCACCTACCTCATTCGGCACGGTGCCAGTGTCTCAATCCTGGCCTCGTCCTTTGGAAACTACCTGGGCTTAAGCCGCCCGCAAGTGGTCGAACTGGCCATCGCTGGTCTCCTGCATGATTTGGGCAAGGCGAAACTCCCCACCGAACTGCTGGAAAAACCCGGCAAGCTGACCCAGGAGGAGCATCAGGAAATGACCCTCCACCCGGCCCACGGCGCCGCTTTGCTCAGCACAGTCATGCCAGACGCCGGCAATATTCACCGCGCCGTGGCCGAACACCACGAGCGTCAGGACGGCTCGGGCTATCCCCGAGGCCTCAGGGGGAGCGAACAGAGTCTATACGGCCGCATCCTGGCCATTGCCGACGTGTTCGGCGCCATCACGCAGGCAAGGCCCTACCGGGGACGGCTCCTCCCGGACAAGGCCATGAGCACCATCTATTCCCAGCGCAAGAAAGACTTCGACCCCGGCTTGTTGGAGCGATTCATCAAATGCCTTGGCGTGTATCCGGCCGGGAGCCTGGTTCGTCTGACATCAGGCGAATGCGCCGTGGTCAGCCAGTCCAATCCGGCAACCCCATTGCGCCCGAAAGTGGGCATCATCTTTGATCAAGAAATGACTCCCATCCATCCGGTGCAGATGGACCTCTCCGGCCGGGAAGGCCCCGCCCCGGCCAAGTCCATGGACGTACAGGAGATAGTCGACCACAGGCTTCACTCCATTCGGATGCAGGATTTTTTCCTGCTCTAA
- a CDS encoding ABC transporter permease produces MFLSLKIALQALATHKLRTVLAMLGVFLGALALTGVRHVSKAMVRQAEIEVEKLGPNLFAVLAGQVRFSRGGEARSAGGANTFQLEDAQAVIRSLPGVVKAVPVVLRTMPVRRGNTKVQCQMVACWPDYTGVRNFQPDIGRFFTWEEERERAKVVVLGLKIAQRLFGDPKKAVGQVVYVYRAGLMVVGVMEEKGSDISGTDQDEQVFVPLSTYMRRMANQTWVTGVFVQMADNTDFARVKQAATALMRARHNIVGGKRDDFSVLTAEDTMQLKQQALDLVDVLGLISSTLSFAVGGLGILSIMILLVRARRLEIGVRRAMGAKKRDIIRQFLLESGMMSAAGGGAGVLAALGLLTIVYAVGNFPYVYDGWLILQALAGSALLGFVAGAYPAWQAANVEVLQVLRSKE; encoded by the coding sequence GTGTTCTTAAGTCTCAAGATTGCCCTTCAGGCACTCGCCACCCACAAACTGCGTACCGTGCTGGCCATGCTCGGGGTGTTTCTCGGCGCCTTGGCCCTGACTGGCGTTCGGCACGTCTCAAAGGCCATGGTGCGCCAGGCCGAGATCGAGGTGGAAAAACTTGGTCCCAACCTGTTCGCGGTGCTGGCCGGGCAGGTCCGATTCAGCCGCGGCGGCGAAGCCCGGTCCGCCGGCGGCGCCAACACCTTCCAACTCGAGGATGCCCAGGCCGTGATCCGCTCTCTGCCCGGGGTGGTCAAGGCGGTGCCGGTCGTTCTGCGGACCATGCCCGTGCGGCGCGGCAACACCAAGGTCCAGTGCCAGATGGTGGCCTGCTGGCCCGACTACACGGGAGTCCGGAACTTTCAGCCCGATATCGGCCGGTTCTTCACCTGGGAGGAGGAACGCGAGAGGGCCAAGGTCGTGGTTCTGGGACTTAAAATTGCCCAGCGGCTTTTCGGGGATCCGAAAAAAGCCGTGGGTCAGGTAGTCTATGTTTACAGGGCCGGGCTGATGGTGGTTGGCGTGATGGAGGAGAAGGGGTCGGATATTTCAGGCACAGATCAGGACGAACAGGTCTTCGTGCCGCTCTCCACCTATATGCGGCGGATGGCCAACCAGACCTGGGTGACGGGGGTGTTCGTTCAAATGGCCGACAACACCGACTTCGCCAGGGTGAAGCAGGCCGCGACCGCGCTCATGCGCGCCCGCCACAACATCGTGGGAGGCAAGCGGGACGATTTCTCGGTGCTCACTGCCGAAGACACCATGCAGCTCAAGCAGCAGGCGCTGGACCTGGTGGACGTGCTGGGGCTTATCAGCTCCACGCTATCGTTTGCTGTGGGGGGCCTGGGGATATTGTCCATCATGATCCTTTTGGTGCGCGCCAGGAGGCTGGAGATAGGGGTGCGGCGGGCCATGGGGGCAAAAAAGCGCGACATCATACGCCAGTTCCTGCTGGAATCAGGCATGATGAGCGCGGCAGGAGGCGGAGCGGGCGTTCTTGCCGCATTGGGGCTTCTCACCATTGTCTACGCGGTGGGGAATTTCCCCTATGTCTACGATGGTTGGCTCATCCTCCAGGCCTTGGCCGGTTCCGCCTTGCTGGGTTTTGTGGCCGGGGCTTATCCGGCCTGGCAGGCGGCCAACGTGGAGGTCCTCCAGGTGCTGCGCAGCAAGGAATGA
- a CDS encoding transporter substrate-binding domain-containing protein: MPPLSMEDDTGLLDRMLLEVFRRVNRRVEFVILPSERALSEANAGLLDGDHGRVAGLEKNYPNLLRVPEANMEWEFVAFAVKPGIVLKGWESLRSYHVGYIVGWKILEENVKAASLTKVTTPQQLFALLKNGRVDLVIFERNGGGYQSREQSISGAYAVEPPLTRQDMFLYLNKKHADLVPALAQAIRDMKTDGTYDAFFPRSGPQ; this comes from the coding sequence ATGCCCCCACTGAGTATGGAAGATGACACCGGGCTTCTTGACCGCATGCTTCTAGAAGTGTTCCGCCGAGTCAACCGGCGTGTCGAGTTCGTCATTCTTCCGAGCGAAAGGGCGCTCTCGGAAGCCAACGCGGGTCTCTTGGATGGCGACCACGGCCGGGTCGCTGGTTTGGAAAAAAACTATCCCAATCTTCTCCGGGTTCCTGAAGCCAACATGGAGTGGGAGTTCGTGGCATTCGCCGTCAAGCCTGGGATTGTCTTAAAGGGCTGGGAGAGCCTTCGCTCCTACCATGTGGGATACATCGTGGGATGGAAGATTCTTGAAGAGAACGTCAAGGCCGCCAGTCTGACGAAAGTAACCACTCCCCAGCAACTCTTCGCCTTGCTGAAAAATGGCCGCGTCGACCTCGTCATTTTCGAACGCAACGGAGGCGGCTATCAGTCACGCGAACAAAGCATCTCAGGGGCATATGCCGTGGAACCTCCCCTTACGCGCCAAGACATGTTTCTCTACCTCAACAAGAAACACGCGGATCTAGTACCCGCCTTGGCCCAGGCCATACGGGACATGAAAACCGACGGCACGTACGACGCGTTCTTTCCCCGCTCCGGCCCGCAGTAG
- a CDS encoding trehalose-binding protein: MMVCGLTREEYLERIIAFHNYAAPGLIVGGFMVDACRQRLPEGTLFEALCETGACLPDAVQLFTPCTVGNGWLRIKDLGRYALTLYDKYTGQGVRTILDPAKFGPFPEIAGWFLKRTPKNEQDSDRLREEIFEAGESILTISEVQVAPAYLGKNSKGPIAICPTCGEAYPAKHGCVCLACKGDTPFIRATARPQLRSVPVEEAVGRKALHDMTQVDPGKSKGAAFTRGQTFGVGDLCRLQKMGRMHVYVAGDDEGPGDGFVHEDDAAVALADLLCASGGLKKAGPPREGKITLLAARDGLFTVDVDRLAALNALADVALSVRHHATLVRQGEAVGGVRAIPLFLSSDVFNTALRLAGTAPLVDVLPLRAVKAGALITGTEVFTGLIEDKFAPVLAKKLASLGSELTETRFAPDDAAAIAAGVKELADAGCGLILTTAGMSVDPGDVTMQGLLDAGLQDAIFGMPVLPGNMTLVGRIGTVPVMGVPACALFHEVTSLDLLLPRVLAGIPITRADLARMGHGGFCMNCARCTFPHCPFGK; this comes from the coding sequence ATGATGGTCTGCGGTCTGACGCGTGAGGAATATCTTGAGCGGATAATCGCGTTTCACAACTACGCCGCTCCCGGACTCATAGTGGGCGGTTTCATGGTGGACGCGTGCAGGCAAAGGCTGCCAGAGGGCACGCTTTTCGAGGCCTTATGCGAAACGGGTGCCTGCTTGCCTGACGCCGTACAACTGTTTACGCCTTGTACGGTAGGCAACGGGTGGCTGCGTATCAAGGATCTCGGGCGCTATGCGCTAACGCTCTATGATAAATACACCGGCCAGGGAGTGCGGACCATTCTGGACCCGGCCAAGTTTGGTCCTTTCCCGGAGATCGCGGGCTGGTTCCTGAAACGCACTCCAAAGAACGAGCAGGACTCCGACAGGCTTCGAGAGGAGATTTTCGAGGCCGGCGAATCCATTCTGACGATAAGCGAAGTCCAGGTGGCTCCAGCCTATCTGGGCAAGAATTCCAAAGGACCCATCGCCATATGCCCGACCTGCGGCGAGGCCTATCCTGCCAAGCACGGGTGCGTGTGCCTTGCCTGCAAGGGAGACACCCCCTTCATTCGCGCTACGGCCCGTCCGCAGCTTCGGTCCGTTCCCGTGGAAGAGGCCGTGGGGCGCAAGGCCTTGCATGACATGACCCAGGTCGATCCTGGAAAATCCAAGGGTGCCGCCTTCACGCGCGGCCAGACCTTCGGGGTGGGAGACCTCTGCCGGCTTCAGAAGATGGGGCGCATGCATGTGTATGTGGCAGGAGACGATGAAGGGCCGGGCGATGGGTTCGTTCATGAAGACGATGCCGCCGTGGCTCTGGCGGATCTGCTGTGCGCTTCGGGCGGACTTAAGAAGGCGGGGCCGCCTCGTGAGGGAAAGATCACCCTCCTGGCAGCCCGGGACGGACTTTTCACGGTGGATGTGGACCGTCTGGCCGCGCTCAACGCCTTGGCTGACGTGGCCCTCTCCGTTCGCCACCATGCCACGCTGGTGCGCCAAGGAGAGGCCGTGGGGGGAGTGCGGGCCATTCCGCTTTTTCTCTCCAGTGACGTTTTCAATACCGCCCTGCGCCTGGCTGGAACTGCCCCGTTGGTGGATGTCCTTCCTCTACGCGCTGTGAAGGCCGGTGCGCTCATCACCGGCACCGAGGTGTTCACAGGTCTCATCGAGGACAAGTTCGCTCCTGTGCTGGCCAAGAAGTTGGCTTCCCTGGGCTCGGAGTTGACCGAAACCCGTTTCGCTCCGGACGATGCCGCAGCCATCGCCGCTGGTGTGAAGGAACTCGCCGATGCCGGGTGCGGGCTGATCCTGACAACCGCCGGCATGAGCGTGGACCCTGGGGATGTGACCATGCAGGGGCTTCTGGACGCGGGACTTCAGGACGCCATATTCGGAATGCCGGTCCTGCCCGGCAACATGACCCTTGTGGGCCGCATCGGGACTGTTCCGGTCATGGGCGTCCCGGCCTGCGCGCTCTTCCACGAGGTGACGAGCCTGGACCTTCTGCTGCCAAGGGTGCTGGCGGGTATTCCCATCACCCGGGCGGACTTGGCCCGGATGGGGCATGGAGGGTTCTGCATGAACTGCGCCCGTTGCACCTTCCCGCATTGCCCGTTTGGGAAGTAA
- a CDS encoding LysR family transcriptional regulator, with translation METVSPTLRIHLWLETPGGMLMGLGRAELLLRIQESGSLNQAAKAMNMSYRAAWGRLKASEAMAGEALVEKSRGHRGFVLTPLGERLAQSFRDWHADVESYALKKAGAAFPWPVKPFDAPGGMHADGNDGLRSDA, from the coding sequence ATGGAAACAGTCAGTCCCACGCTACGCATCCACCTGTGGCTCGAAACTCCTGGCGGCATGCTCATGGGGCTCGGGCGGGCGGAACTGTTACTGCGGATCCAGGAGTCAGGCTCCTTGAACCAGGCGGCCAAGGCCATGAACATGTCCTACCGGGCTGCCTGGGGAAGGTTGAAGGCCAGTGAGGCAATGGCTGGCGAAGCGCTGGTGGAAAAATCCAGGGGGCATCGAGGGTTTGTGCTCACCCCGCTTGGCGAGCGGTTGGCTCAATCGTTTCGGGATTGGCACGCCGATGTGGAGTCATACGCCCTGAAAAAGGCCGGGGCGGCATTCCCCTGGCCGGTGAAACCATTCGATGCGCCGGGGGGCATGCATGCTGATGGAAATGATGGTCTGCGGTCTGACGCGTGA
- a CDS encoding MATE family efflux transporter, whose product MNLDMSSPYRSIWRLTWPQILMMVFQFLIGVADVYVCGRIGREAQAAMGLVSQALFFFLTVAIAVANGSVAALSQSLGAGKTLRATRFGGLCLLSGVVLSGVILVGGLLSRDVFLTLLNVPADVYGPARDILNLFLWLLPINYLFLITNAVLRSHKLVMAPLYALAFSCALNAWLDFGLGLGWWGMPNLGYMGVAWSTFWAMTGGLLLNLALLARARLITRAMIPAWRWARVAWRYIFRVAWPSGFMQVVWHTGYLVLLAITGGLPAGGVEALAGFAGGSRIESVIFLPAFAFNLTASILVGHALGMGDAAEAKRMGYRVWGLGMVSMSIMSVCLWPFLPELSWSFTSDPAVAAQSESYLRYNLLAVPFTCTSMILAGALTGAGATVYNLIVFGVSIWGVRLPVAWWLGWKVWGTADGVWLSMLVSQMFQATVLLGVYQLKNWARFSMIRIRTEREQ is encoded by the coding sequence ATGAACCTCGACATGTCGAGCCCCTACCGTTCCATCTGGCGCCTGACCTGGCCGCAGATACTTATGATGGTCTTCCAGTTCCTCATCGGGGTGGCGGACGTGTACGTCTGCGGCCGCATCGGCCGCGAGGCCCAGGCCGCAATGGGGCTGGTGAGCCAGGCTCTCTTTTTTTTCCTGACAGTGGCCATTGCTGTGGCCAACGGGTCGGTGGCCGCGCTCAGCCAGTCGCTTGGTGCTGGCAAGACGCTCCGGGCAACGCGCTTCGGGGGCCTATGCCTGCTCTCCGGAGTGGTCCTGTCCGGCGTAATCCTTGTGGGCGGCCTTTTGTCCAGGGACGTATTTCTAACGCTCCTAAACGTGCCGGCGGATGTTTACGGACCAGCCAGAGACATTCTCAATCTTTTTTTGTGGCTTTTGCCCATCAACTATCTGTTCCTCATCACCAATGCGGTGCTGCGCTCCCACAAGCTGGTGATGGCCCCCCTCTACGCTTTGGCGTTCTCTTGCGCCTTGAACGCCTGGCTTGATTTCGGGCTCGGGCTTGGCTGGTGGGGGATGCCAAACCTCGGTTACATGGGGGTGGCTTGGTCCACGTTCTGGGCCATGACCGGCGGGCTCCTCTTGAACCTGGCGCTACTGGCCAGGGCCCGGCTGATCACGCGAGCCATGATCCCTGCCTGGCGATGGGCCAGGGTGGCCTGGCGATACATCTTCAGGGTGGCCTGGCCTTCGGGCTTCATGCAGGTGGTCTGGCACACGGGATACCTGGTGCTCCTGGCCATCACGGGGGGCCTTCCCGCAGGAGGCGTGGAGGCTTTGGCCGGCTTCGCCGGGGGTTCTAGGATCGAATCGGTCATTTTTCTCCCCGCATTCGCTTTCAACCTGACTGCTTCGATCCTGGTGGGACATGCTCTCGGCATGGGCGACGCGGCCGAGGCCAAACGCATGGGATACCGGGTTTGGGGCCTGGGCATGGTCAGCATGAGCATCATGTCCGTGTGCCTCTGGCCTTTTCTGCCAGAGCTCTCATGGTCATTCACGTCCGACCCCGCCGTTGCTGCCCAGTCCGAGAGCTACCTTCGCTACAACCTGCTGGCAGTGCCCTTCACGTGCACCAGCATGATCCTGGCGGGAGCTTTGACCGGGGCCGGGGCCACGGTATACAATTTGATCGTCTTCGGGGTGTCCATATGGGGGGTGCGTTTGCCCGTGGCCTGGTGGCTCGGCTGGAAGGTCTGGGGCACAGCCGACGGAGTGTGGCTTTCCATGCTGGTTTCCCAGATGTTTCAGGCAACGGTCCTGCTTGGGGTGTATCAACTCAAGAACTGGGCCCGTTTTTCCATGATACGAATCAGGACTGAACGTGAACAATAG
- a CDS encoding DUF2156 domain-containing protein, with protein sequence MNNRAYIPLSLDGRDEYLVRLAACPQKVSDYSFANLWGWCEEYGLEWSFGDSHVWLRQTKPSVVYWAPVGPWETVDWSRCPTLAKGGDFIRVPERLTEIWEAALPGRVMAKEAREHWDYVYSVQELVKLSGNRFHKKKNLLAQFSRGYDFEYHPLTADCIEEVLQMQLEWCQWREAECDATLKAENRAIARVVKDWDRLTNLLGGAIRVDGRMIAYTVAEALDDSMLVIHFEKGHTGFKGVYQAINQMFLETQGQGFEYVNREQDLGDEGLRKAKTSYNPTLFLKKNAVQIA encoded by the coding sequence GTGAACAATAGAGCTTACATTCCTCTCTCCCTGGATGGCAGGGACGAATACCTGGTCCGGCTGGCCGCCTGCCCGCAGAAGGTATCGGATTATTCCTTCGCCAACCTCTGGGGATGGTGCGAGGAATACGGCCTGGAGTGGTCATTCGGGGATTCCCATGTCTGGCTGCGTCAGACGAAACCCTCGGTAGTCTACTGGGCTCCGGTAGGACCTTGGGAAACCGTGGATTGGAGCCGCTGCCCGACACTGGCCAAGGGCGGTGACTTCATCCGCGTCCCTGAACGTCTGACCGAGATCTGGGAGGCGGCATTGCCAGGGCGCGTTATGGCCAAAGAAGCCAGGGAGCACTGGGATTACGTCTATTCCGTACAGGAATTGGTGAAGCTCTCAGGCAACCGGTTCCACAAGAAAAAGAACCTGTTGGCCCAGTTTTCCCGGGGGTACGACTTTGAGTATCATCCCCTCACCGCGGACTGCATCGAGGAAGTACTCCAGATGCAGCTCGAATGGTGCCAATGGCGCGAAGCTGAATGCGACGCCACCCTCAAGGCGGAGAACCGGGCTATCGCCCGCGTGGTAAAGGACTGGGACCGCCTCACCAACCTGCTGGGTGGGGCAATCCGGGTGGATGGCCGGATGATTGCGTACACCGTGGCCGAAGCCCTGGATGACTCCATGCTAGTCATACACTTCGAGAAGGGCCACACCGGCTTCAAGGGGGTCTACCAGGCAATCAACCAGATGTTTCTGGAGACCCAGGGACAGGGGTTCGAATACGTCAACCGTGAGCAGGACCTCGGCGACGAAGGTCTGCGCAAGGCGAAAACAAGTTATAATCCGACGCTTTTTTTAAAGAAAAACGCGGTACAAATAGCATAA
- a CDS encoding glycine zipper 2TM domain-containing protein encodes MKHMARLILLVFCLQLLAACADDGTIRKRDVGMVVGGAGGAVAGQAIGGNDPAGRVMGTILGVIVGAAVGGYIGSLWDDYDRKQAAYTLENARDNRPVSWRNPNTNSENTMTPVRTYYEPAGTPCREFTQTIYIDGKKEVGRGTACRQPDGTWRITNMQ; translated from the coding sequence GTGAAACACATGGCCAGATTGATACTTCTAGTTTTTTGCCTGCAATTGCTCGCGGCCTGCGCTGATGACGGAACCATCCGCAAGCGTGATGTGGGAATGGTTGTTGGAGGTGCCGGCGGAGCCGTAGCCGGACAGGCCATCGGAGGCAACGATCCAGCGGGCCGGGTCATGGGAACGATCCTGGGTGTAATCGTGGGAGCGGCCGTCGGCGGTTACATAGGCAGCCTCTGGGATGACTACGACCGCAAGCAGGCGGCCTATACCCTGGAAAACGCCCGGGACAACAGGCCTGTTTCCTGGCGCAACCCCAACACCAACAGCGAAAACACCATGACCCCCGTTCGCACCTACTATGAACCCGCTGGCACACCCTGCCGCGAGTTCACCCAAACCATCTACATCGACGGGAAAAAGGAAGTTGGGCGGGGCACCGCTTGTCGCCAGCCGGACGGAACCTGGCGCATCACCAACATGCAGTAA
- a CDS encoding PilZ domain-containing protein: protein MFKGKITRVGKDAQTISVTLPKDILIIEQRRNVRIKPVRKHLPQMVIWGVHKDHDATDGVRLNHRVILELNSNDDETAKSVKNISAGGIRLTVPSQILSRNKEWLGEGRKLIVQLVFQSSDRAKASRHMYVAKIVNARTEGTTRPEFGIQFLASRVSDPNPRWKKLEESGCEDLARLIQAMQVQYHTEAKQIPTPRGGGLSTKTPVPPRQRGNA from the coding sequence ATGTTCAAGGGGAAAATCACCCGCGTGGGCAAAGATGCCCAAACCATCAGCGTAACACTTCCCAAGGACATCCTGATCATTGAGCAGAGGCGGAACGTCCGGATAAAACCCGTCCGCAAACACCTTCCGCAGATGGTCATCTGGGGTGTTCACAAGGACCATGACGCCACCGACGGTGTGAGGCTGAACCACAGGGTCATCTTGGAATTGAATTCCAACGACGATGAAACCGCCAAATCCGTGAAGAACATCTCAGCAGGAGGGATACGCCTGACTGTCCCCTCGCAGATTCTGTCGCGCAACAAAGAATGGCTGGGCGAGGGGCGCAAGCTCATTGTGCAGCTTGTCTTCCAATCGTCTGACCGGGCAAAAGCTTCGCGACACATGTATGTGGCTAAAATAGTCAATGCTCGCACCGAAGGGACCACCCGGCCGGAATTTGGCATTCAGTTCCTGGCCTCCAGGGTGAGTGATCCAAATCCGAGGTGGAAAAAACTCGAGGAATCCGGGTGTGAAGACCTGGCGCGGCTCATCCAGGCCATGCAGGTGCAGTATCACACCGAAGCGAAGCAGATTCCCACCCCCAGGGGAGGGGGGCTTTCGACAAAAACTCCAGTCCCGCCTCGGCAACGCGGCAACGCATAA
- a CDS encoding sigma 54-interacting transcriptional regulator yields MNTVSQLELKVLYEISQIIGQALDLDQTLGDILRILSDTLEMKRATLTLLDEETNLLSIRASHGLTAEEKKRGVYKLDEGVTGRIFQTGKPFVVPDISKEPLFLDRTGARRLERGRIAFLGVPISLKGQTVGVLTVDRLFGEDVSYEEDVRFLSIVTALISQFVQLGKQVRAREEHLRRENLSLRVKLSKTYQRFFIVGQSQPMTRVHQMIEKVAPTRATVLLLGESGTGKTLTARMIHELSDRAKYSFIKVNCAAIPENLLESELFGYEKGAFTGAAAPKPGRFEEADKGTIFLDEIGELSPGIQSKLLRFLQEREFERLGGSKTRKVDVRIIAATNRDLAEAVTLGEFREDLFYRLNVFPVLVPSLRERREDIPALLNHFLDKLSREYGRRLSFSPRALDALVRYDWPGNVREMENLVERLSIMVEDERIDLGDIPPYFFTTGKPVVPVHQEGLGSLKDMEKREVVAALERHGWIQSRAARELGLTLRQMGYRIKKFGLERMIDEKKGREPSLGME; encoded by the coding sequence ATGAACACTGTCAGCCAGCTTGAATTGAAGGTCCTTTACGAGATCTCGCAAATAATCGGTCAGGCCCTGGATCTGGACCAGACTTTGGGAGATATTCTGCGCATACTCTCGGACACCTTGGAGATGAAGCGGGCCACGCTCACGCTCCTGGACGAGGAGACGAACCTGCTCTCCATCCGCGCTTCCCACGGGCTCACGGCCGAGGAGAAGAAGCGGGGAGTCTACAAACTCGACGAGGGCGTTACCGGGCGCATCTTCCAGACAGGGAAACCCTTTGTGGTGCCGGACATCTCCAAGGAGCCGCTGTTTCTGGATCGTACCGGGGCCAGGCGTCTTGAGCGTGGACGCATCGCATTTCTGGGCGTTCCCATCTCGCTCAAGGGTCAAACCGTGGGCGTGCTTACCGTGGACCGTCTGTTCGGGGAGGATGTGTCCTACGAGGAGGATGTGCGCTTCCTCTCGATAGTCACCGCGCTCATCAGCCAGTTCGTGCAACTGGGCAAGCAGGTGCGAGCCAGAGAAGAGCACCTCAGGCGGGAGAATCTGTCGCTTCGCGTCAAACTTTCCAAGACCTACCAGAGGTTCTTCATCGTCGGTCAGAGCCAGCCCATGACCCGCGTGCACCAGATGATTGAAAAGGTGGCGCCTACCAGGGCAACGGTGCTCTTGCTCGGCGAATCCGGCACCGGCAAGACGCTTACCGCGCGCATGATCCACGAACTGTCGGACCGGGCCAAGTACTCCTTCATCAAGGTCAACTGCGCGGCCATTCCAGAGAATCTGCTGGAGTCGGAGCTTTTCGGCTACGAAAAGGGGGCCTTCACCGGAGCGGCGGCTCCCAAGCCCGGCCGGTTCGAGGAGGCTGATAAGGGAACAATCTTCTTGGATGAAATTGGGGAGCTTTCCCCTGGCATCCAGTCCAAACTGCTGCGGTTCCTGCAGGAACGCGAATTTGAACGTCTGGGTGGCTCCAAAACCCGGAAGGTGGACGTGCGCATCATTGCGGCCACCAACCGCGATCTGGCCGAGGCAGTAACCCTGGGCGAGTTCCGGGAGGACCTCTTCTACCGCCTGAACGTCTTTCCCGTGCTCGTGCCGTCGCTTAGAGAACGCAGGGAAGACATTCCGGCTCTGCTCAACCATTTTCTGGACAAGCTCTCCCGCGAATATGGGCGCAGGCTCTCCTTTTCACCCCGCGCATTGGATGCCCTGGTCAGGTACGATTGGCCGGGGAACGTTCGCGAAATGGAGAACCTGGTGGAGAGGCTTTCCATCATGGTGGAGGACGAGCGCATCGATCTGGGGGATATCCCTCCTTATTTTTTCACGACAGGAAAACCCGTGGTTCCTGTCCACCAGGAGGGCCTTGGCAGCTTGAAGGACATGGAAAAACGCGAGGTGGTAGCGGCCCTTGAACGGCACGGCTGGATCCAGTCCCGGGCAGCCAGGGAGCTTGGCTTGACGCTTCGTCAGATGGGGTATCGCATCAAGAAATTCGGGCTTGAACGCATGATCGACGAGAAGAAGGGCCGGGAGCCCTCCCTGGGAATGGAATAG